The Georgenia sp. TF02-10 genome window below encodes:
- a CDS encoding sugar O-acetyltransferase, whose protein sequence is MLAGDLYISDDPTIVAAQRQAVRLSARFLAAYNEDPEAGQTLARELFGEVGTGAFVRAPVYVDYGSRVFIGPRTFVNMGLVALDVAEIRIGADCQIGPNVQLLTPTHPIDPQPRRDKFEAAKPITIGDNVWLGGGVIVCPGVTIGENSVIGAGAVVTRDVPANSLAVGNPARIVRSI, encoded by the coding sequence ATGCTGGCCGGTGACCTGTACATCTCCGACGACCCGACGATCGTCGCCGCGCAGCGGCAGGCGGTGCGCCTGTCCGCGCGGTTCCTGGCGGCCTACAACGAGGATCCCGAGGCGGGCCAGACGCTGGCGCGGGAGCTGTTCGGCGAGGTGGGCACGGGCGCCTTCGTGCGCGCACCGGTGTACGTGGACTACGGGAGCCGGGTCTTCATCGGGCCGCGCACGTTCGTCAACATGGGGCTCGTCGCGCTGGACGTCGCGGAGATCCGCATCGGGGCGGACTGCCAGATCGGGCCGAACGTGCAGCTGCTGACGCCGACGCACCCGATCGACCCGCAGCCGCGCCGGGACAAGTTCGAGGCAGCCAAGCCGATCACCATCGGCGACAACGTCTGGCTCGGCGGCGGCGTAATCGTCTGCCCTGGCGTGACGATCGGCGAGAACAGCGTGATCGGGGCGGGCGCCGTCGTCACCCGGGACGTCCCGGCCAACAGCCTGGCGGTGGGCAACCCGGCCCGGATCGTCCGCAGCATCTGA
- a CDS encoding gamma carbonic anhydrase family protein — MAALVLPWDGRSPAVDATAFVAPTAALIGAVRVGADAGVYFGAVLRADKESITIGAGSNVQDNVTIHVDAGFPVSVGARVSIGHNAVVHGCTIEDDCLIGMGARVLNGARIGAGSLVAAGAVVLAGTEVPPGSLVAGVPAKVRRELTAQEVAGNRDNAATYVELSAGYRDALGANEG, encoded by the coding sequence ATGGCAGCTCTGGTGCTCCCCTGGGACGGCCGCTCCCCCGCCGTCGACGCCACCGCGTTCGTCGCGCCCACGGCCGCGCTGATCGGCGCCGTCCGGGTCGGCGCGGACGCCGGCGTCTACTTCGGCGCGGTGCTGCGCGCGGACAAGGAGTCGATCACGATCGGCGCCGGCAGCAACGTGCAGGACAACGTGACCATCCACGTCGACGCGGGGTTCCCGGTGTCCGTGGGCGCCCGGGTCAGCATCGGCCACAACGCGGTCGTGCACGGCTGCACGATCGAGGACGACTGCCTGATCGGCATGGGCGCCCGGGTCCTCAACGGGGCCAGGATCGGCGCCGGGTCGCTGGTCGCGGCGGGTGCCGTCGTCCTCGCCGGCACCGAGGTCCCGCCGGGCTCGCTCGTGGCCGGCGTCCCGGCGAAGGTCCGCCGCGAGCTGACCGCGCAGGAGGTGGCCGGCAACCGGGACAACGCCGCGACCTACGTCGAGCTGTCCGCCGGCTATCGCGACGCGCTGGGCGCTAACGAGGGCTGA
- a CDS encoding 1-acyl-sn-glycerol-3-phosphate acyltransferase — translation MASRRRSAAYRVAAVVVVGVLRLTTRRTWRGGEHLPRTGGFIAVANHVSNFDPLTVADFLNAHGAPPRFLAKDTLFDVPLLGVALRALGQIPVRRGTDRAAEALVAAEAALAAGECVVVFPEGTHTRDPGEWPMRGRTGVARLALRTGAPVVPLAQWGAQQVIPRFTATVHPFPPRPVVVVAGSPVDLSDLYGRPLDAAVLTEATARVMVAITALLAGVRGEVPPARPYDVRVDGDPRAAYDAARAARRAERAARRRAREVRRRERVARRRAREARRRAWGARRRA, via the coding sequence GTGGCCAGCCGCCGGAGGTCCGCCGCGTACCGGGTCGCCGCCGTGGTCGTCGTCGGCGTCCTGCGGCTGACCACCCGCCGCACCTGGCGCGGCGGGGAGCACCTACCGCGCACCGGCGGGTTCATCGCCGTCGCCAACCACGTGAGCAACTTCGACCCGCTCACCGTCGCGGACTTCCTCAACGCCCACGGCGCCCCGCCGCGGTTCCTGGCCAAGGACACGCTCTTCGACGTGCCGCTGCTGGGCGTGGCGCTGCGGGCGCTCGGGCAGATCCCGGTCCGCCGCGGTACCGACCGGGCCGCCGAGGCCCTGGTGGCCGCGGAGGCGGCGCTGGCGGCCGGGGAGTGCGTCGTCGTCTTCCCCGAGGGCACGCACACCCGGGACCCCGGCGAGTGGCCGATGCGCGGCCGGACCGGGGTGGCGCGGCTCGCGCTGCGGACCGGGGCGCCGGTCGTGCCCCTGGCGCAGTGGGGCGCGCAGCAGGTGATCCCGCGGTTCACCGCCACCGTCCACCCGTTCCCGCCGCGGCCGGTGGTGGTGGTGGCCGGCTCGCCGGTGGACCTGTCGGACCTGTACGGCCGGCCGCTCGACGCCGCGGTGCTCACCGAGGCGACCGCCCGGGTGATGGTGGCGATCACCGCCCTGCTCGCCGGGGTGCGCGGGGAGGTGCCGCCGGCGCGGCCCTACGACGTCCGGGTCGACGGCGACCCGCGGGCCGCGTACGACGCCGCCCGGGCGGCCCGGCGGGCCGAGCGGGCCGCCCGGCGGCGGGCGCGGGAGGTGCGGCGGCGCGAGCGGGTGGCGCGGCGGCGGGCGCGGGAGGCTCGCCGGCGGGCATGGGGAGCCCGGCGGCGAGCGTAG
- a CDS encoding cation diffusion facilitator family transporter: protein MNVTVILALGANLLVAVAKTVAGYITRSASMVAEAAHSWADTGNEVFLLVADRRARRRPDAAHPLGYGREAYVWSMFAAIGLFAVGAGVSITHGVQELLDPDPASDFVVGYVVLGIAFVLEGTSFFQAVRQVRREARRADRDLLEHALQTSDPTLRAVFAEDAAALIGIVLAAAGLLAHDLTGSPVPDAVGSIAVGVLLGVVALVLLDRNRRFIVGVEASASLRGTLERLLRAEPEVAAVNYLHVEFVGPRQLYLVAGVDLTGDAAESAVATRLRALERRLEEEQLVVEAVLTVSRGQEAVAAVDGAGRP, encoded by the coding sequence GTGAACGTCACCGTCATCCTCGCCCTCGGCGCCAACCTGCTGGTCGCCGTGGCGAAGACGGTGGCCGGGTACATCACCAGGTCGGCGTCGATGGTGGCCGAGGCGGCCCACTCCTGGGCGGACACCGGCAACGAGGTCTTCCTCCTGGTGGCCGACCGGCGCGCCCGCCGTCGTCCCGACGCCGCCCACCCGCTGGGGTACGGCCGCGAGGCCTACGTCTGGTCCATGTTCGCCGCGATCGGGCTCTTCGCCGTCGGCGCGGGGGTCTCGATCACCCACGGCGTCCAGGAGCTTCTCGACCCGGACCCCGCCTCGGACTTCGTGGTCGGCTACGTCGTGCTCGGGATCGCGTTCGTGCTCGAGGGCACCTCCTTCTTCCAGGCCGTCCGGCAGGTCCGGCGGGAGGCCCGCCGGGCGGACCGGGACCTGCTCGAGCACGCCCTGCAGACCTCCGACCCCACCCTGCGGGCCGTGTTCGCCGAGGACGCCGCGGCGCTCATCGGCATCGTGCTCGCGGCGGCCGGGCTGCTCGCGCACGACCTCACCGGCTCACCGGTGCCCGACGCCGTCGGCTCCATCGCCGTCGGCGTCCTGCTCGGCGTGGTCGCCCTCGTGCTGCTGGACCGCAACCGGCGGTTCATCGTCGGCGTGGAGGCCTCGGCGTCGCTGCGCGGCACGCTCGAGCGGCTGCTGCGCGCCGAGCCGGAGGTGGCGGCGGTGAACTACCTGCACGTGGAGTTCGTCGGGCCCCGCCAGCTCTACCTCGTCGCCGGCGTGGACCTCACGGGCGACGCCGCCGAGTCCGCGGTGGCCACCCGGCTGCGTGCGCTCGAGCGGCGGCTGGAGGAGGAGCAGCTCGTGGTGGAGGCGGTCCTGACCGTCTCCCGCGGGCAGGAGGCGGTGGCGGCGGTCGACGGCGCAGGCCGTCCGTAG
- a CDS encoding DinB family protein, with the protein MNVSALLTDAYARVPEEAQQVLDGLTDDELTARIDPAANPIAWLVWHLARGEDAQIADVAGSEQVWTSAGWQERFGLPFGPGDTGYGHTSDQVAQVRAPADLLTGYLDAVHRRTSEYLAGLTEADLDRVVDEAWDPPVTLGVRLVSIVADDLEHLGQAAYVRGILLRARG; encoded by the coding sequence ATGAACGTCTCCGCGCTGCTCACCGATGCCTACGCCCGCGTCCCCGAGGAGGCCCAGCAGGTCCTCGACGGGCTCACCGACGACGAGCTGACCGCCCGGATCGACCCGGCCGCGAACCCGATCGCCTGGCTGGTGTGGCACCTGGCCCGCGGCGAGGACGCCCAGATCGCCGACGTCGCCGGCAGCGAGCAGGTGTGGACCAGCGCGGGCTGGCAGGAGCGGTTCGGCCTCCCGTTCGGCCCGGGTGACACCGGCTACGGCCACACCAGCGACCAGGTGGCCCAGGTCCGCGCCCCCGCCGACCTGCTCACCGGGTACCTCGACGCCGTCCACCGCCGCACCAGCGAGTACCTCGCCGGCCTCACCGAGGCGGACCTGGACCGGGTGGTCGACGAGGCGTGGGACCCGCCGGTGACCCTCGGGGTGCGGCTGGTGAGCATCGTCGCGGACGACCTGGAGCACCTCGGCCAGGCCGCCTACGTCAGGGGCATCCTGCTCCGGGCCCGCGGCTGA
- the murA gene encoding UDP-N-acetylglucosamine 1-carboxyvinyltransferase, which produces MSGLLTVEGGTPLHGEITVRGAKNFVSKAMVAALLGETPSELRNVPVISDVEIVAGLLRLHGVTVDYDVEGGVLHLDPSNVESAHVADIDAHAGSSRIPILFCGPLLHRLGEAFIPDLGGCRIGDRPINYHLDILRSFGAVVDKQVQGIYITAPLGLHGTRIELPYPSVGATEQTLLTAVRAQGLTELRNAATEPEIMDLIAVLQKMGAIISVDTDRTIRIEGVAHLGGFRHTALADRIEAASWASAALATHGDVFVRGASQPEMMTFLNTFRKVGGAFDVREDGIRFWHPGGDLRSIVLETDVHPGFMTDWQQPLVVALTQADGLSIVHETVYENRFGFTEALRGMGATIQVYRECLGGLRCRFGQRNFLHSAVVSGPTPLRAADIDVPDLRGGFSHLIAALAAEGTSRVRGITLINRGYENFLGKLEALGARATIADPAPAVAAR; this is translated from the coding sequence ATGAGCGGGCTCCTGACGGTCGAGGGCGGCACCCCCCTGCACGGTGAGATCACCGTGCGCGGTGCCAAGAACTTCGTCTCCAAGGCGATGGTCGCCGCCCTCCTCGGCGAGACCCCCTCGGAGCTGCGCAACGTCCCCGTGATCAGCGACGTCGAGATCGTCGCCGGGCTGCTGCGGCTGCACGGGGTCACCGTCGACTACGACGTCGAGGGCGGGGTGCTGCACCTGGACCCCTCCAACGTGGAGTCCGCCCACGTCGCCGACATCGACGCCCACGCCGGCTCCTCCCGCATCCCCATCCTCTTCTGCGGCCCGCTGCTGCACCGGCTCGGCGAGGCCTTCATCCCCGACCTCGGCGGGTGCCGGATCGGGGACCGGCCGATCAACTACCACCTGGACATCCTGCGCAGCTTCGGCGCCGTGGTGGACAAGCAGGTCCAGGGCATCTACATCACCGCCCCGCTCGGGCTGCACGGCACCCGGATCGAGCTGCCCTACCCCTCGGTCGGCGCCACCGAGCAGACCCTGCTCACCGCCGTGCGCGCGCAGGGGCTCACCGAGCTGCGCAACGCGGCGACCGAGCCGGAGATCATGGACCTCATCGCCGTCCTGCAGAAGATGGGCGCGATCATCTCCGTGGACACCGACCGGACCATCCGCATCGAGGGCGTGGCGCACCTCGGCGGGTTCCGGCACACCGCGCTGGCGGACCGCATCGAGGCCGCCTCGTGGGCCTCCGCCGCCCTGGCCACCCACGGCGACGTCTTCGTCCGCGGCGCCAGCCAGCCCGAGATGATGACCTTCCTGAACACCTTCCGGAAGGTGGGCGGCGCGTTCGACGTGCGCGAGGACGGCATCCGGTTCTGGCACCCGGGCGGGGACCTGCGCTCCATCGTGCTGGAGACCGACGTCCACCCCGGCTTCATGACCGACTGGCAGCAGCCCCTCGTCGTCGCCCTCACCCAGGCCGACGGGTTGTCCATCGTGCACGAGACGGTCTACGAGAACCGGTTCGGGTTCACCGAGGCCCTGCGCGGCATGGGTGCCACCATCCAGGTCTACCGCGAGTGCCTGGGCGGGCTGCGGTGCCGGTTCGGCCAGCGCAACTTCCTGCACTCCGCCGTCGTCTCCGGCCCGACGCCGCTGCGCGCGGCCGACATCGACGTCCCGGACCTGCGGGGCGGGTTCTCCCACCTGATCGCCGCCCTGGCGGCCGAGGGCACCTCCCGGGTGCGGGGCATCACGCTCATCAACCGCGGGTACGAGAACTTCCTGGGCAAGCTCGAGGCGCTCGGCGCCCGGGCCACCATCGCCGACCCCGCCCCGGCCGTCGCCGCCCGGTAG
- the leuD gene encoding 3-isopropylmalate dehydratase small subunit produces MEKFTTHTGVGVPMRRSNVDTDQIIPAVYLKRVTRTGFEDALFAAWRGDPEFVLNDPAYAAGSVLVAGPDFGTGSSREHAVWALKDYGFKVVLAPRFADIFRGNAGKQGLVAGVVTAEDAEMLWKVLESAPGTQVTVDLEARTVLAGEFQCTFQIDDYTRWRLLEGLDDIGLTLQHEADITAYEATRAAWRPRTLPARHLPPVHVMAARPVTDTAHLPAHADAPLA; encoded by the coding sequence ATGGAGAAGTTCACCACGCACACCGGGGTCGGCGTCCCGATGCGCCGCAGCAACGTCGACACCGACCAGATCATCCCGGCCGTGTACCTCAAGCGGGTCACCCGCACCGGGTTCGAGGACGCCCTGTTCGCCGCCTGGCGCGGGGACCCGGAGTTCGTCCTCAACGACCCCGCCTACGCCGCCGGGTCGGTGCTGGTGGCCGGGCCGGACTTCGGCACCGGCTCCTCCCGCGAGCACGCCGTGTGGGCGCTGAAGGACTACGGCTTCAAGGTCGTCCTCGCCCCGCGGTTCGCGGACATCTTCCGCGGCAACGCCGGCAAGCAGGGGCTGGTCGCCGGCGTCGTCACCGCCGAGGACGCCGAGATGCTGTGGAAGGTGCTGGAGAGCGCCCCGGGGACCCAGGTGACCGTGGACCTGGAGGCCCGCACGGTGCTGGCGGGGGAGTTCCAGTGCACCTTCCAGATCGACGACTACACCCGCTGGCGGCTGCTCGAGGGGCTGGACGACATCGGCCTGACCCTGCAGCACGAGGCGGACATCACCGCCTACGAGGCCACCCGCGCCGCGTGGCGGCCGCGGACCCTGCCGGCCCGGCACCTGCCGCCGGTGCACGTGATGGCCGCCCGGCCGGTGACCGACACCGCGCACCTGCCGGCGCACGCCGACGCGCCGCTGGCCTGA
- the leuC gene encoding 3-isopropylmalate dehydratase large subunit — translation MSGTLAEKVWDAHVVRRGTDGAPDLLYIDLHLVHEVTSPQAFEGLRLAGRQVRRPDLTIATEDHNTPTLDIDRPIADPTSRTQIETLRRNAAEFGVRLHSLGDADQGIVHVVGPQLGLTMPGLTVVCGDSHTSTHGAFGALAFGIGTSEVEHVLATQTLPLAPFKTMAINVNGVLPEGTTAKDIILAVIAKIGTGGGQGYVLEYRGEAIRSLSMEARMTICNMSIEAGARAGMIAPDETTFAYLKGRPHAPAGADWDEAVAYWRTLRSDDDAVFDAEVTLDAADLEPFVTWGTNPGQGLPLSAAVPDPVDIAAEDERAAAERALEYMNLVPGTPLRQIAVDTVFIGSCTNGRIEDLRAVAGILRGRTKADGVRVLVVPGSARVRLQAEAEGLDQVFLDFGAEWRNAGCSMCLGMNPDQLRPGERAASTSNRNFEGRQGKGGRTHLVSPLVAAATAVRGTLSAPADLAPVPAPVPVGA, via the coding sequence ATGAGCGGCACGCTGGCCGAGAAGGTGTGGGACGCGCACGTGGTGCGCCGGGGGACCGACGGCGCCCCGGACCTGCTCTACATCGACCTCCACCTCGTGCACGAGGTCACCAGCCCGCAGGCGTTCGAGGGGCTGCGGCTCGCCGGCCGGCAGGTCCGCCGGCCGGACCTGACCATCGCCACCGAGGACCACAACACCCCCACCCTGGACATCGACCGGCCCATCGCCGACCCGACCTCGCGCACCCAGATCGAGACCCTGCGCCGCAACGCCGCCGAGTTCGGCGTCCGGCTGCACTCCCTGGGCGACGCCGACCAGGGCATCGTGCACGTCGTCGGCCCCCAGCTCGGCCTGACCATGCCCGGCCTGACGGTGGTCTGCGGAGACTCCCACACCTCCACCCACGGCGCGTTCGGTGCCCTGGCGTTCGGGATCGGCACCTCCGAGGTCGAGCACGTCCTGGCCACCCAGACCCTGCCGCTCGCCCCGTTCAAGACCATGGCGATCAACGTCAACGGTGTCCTGCCCGAGGGCACCACCGCCAAGGACATCATCCTGGCGGTCATCGCCAAGATCGGCACCGGCGGCGGCCAGGGCTACGTCCTGGAGTACCGCGGCGAGGCCATCCGCAGCCTCTCCATGGAGGCCCGGATGACCATCTGCAACATGTCCATCGAGGCCGGCGCCCGGGCCGGGATGATCGCCCCGGACGAGACCACCTTCGCCTACCTGAAGGGCCGCCCGCACGCCCCCGCCGGCGCGGACTGGGACGAGGCGGTGGCGTACTGGCGCACGCTGCGCTCCGACGACGACGCCGTCTTCGACGCCGAGGTCACCCTCGACGCCGCCGACCTGGAGCCCTTCGTCACCTGGGGCACCAACCCCGGCCAGGGCCTGCCGCTGTCCGCGGCCGTGCCCGACCCGGTGGACATCGCCGCCGAGGACGAGCGCGCCGCCGCCGAGCGGGCGCTGGAGTACATGAACCTCGTCCCGGGCACCCCGCTGCGCCAGATCGCCGTCGACACCGTCTTCATCGGCTCGTGCACCAACGGCCGGATCGAGGACCTGCGCGCCGTCGCCGGGATCCTGCGGGGCCGCACCAAGGCCGATGGCGTCCGGGTCCTCGTCGTGCCCGGCTCGGCCCGGGTCCGGCTGCAGGCCGAGGCGGAGGGGCTGGACCAGGTCTTCCTGGACTTCGGCGCCGAGTGGCGCAACGCCGGGTGCTCGATGTGCCTGGGCATGAACCCCGACCAGCTCCGGCCCGGGGAGCGGGCGGCGTCGACGTCGAACCGGAACTTCGAGGGCCGCCAGGGCAAGGGCGGGCGCACCCACCTCGTCTCCCCGCTGGTGGCCGCCGCGACGGCGGTGCGCGGCACCCTCTCCGCCCCGGCCGACCTCGCCCCGGTCCCCGCACCCGTCCCCGTCGGCGCCTGA
- a CDS encoding IclR family transcriptional regulator — MDNSSGVGVLDKAATVLGALEAGPATLAQLVTATHLARPTAHRLAVALEHHRLVARDMQGRFILGPRLAELASAAGEDRLLAAAGPVLVALRDHTNESAQLFRRQGDQRICVAAAERPVGLRDSIPVGATLSMHAGSAAQILLAWEEPDRLHRGLHGASFTATMLSAVRRRGWAQSVAEREAGVASVSAPVRGPSGRVIAAVSISGPIERMGRQPGRLHAAAVVAAANRLTQVLGRTDQG; from the coding sequence ATGGACAACTCTAGCGGAGTCGGCGTCCTTGACAAGGCCGCCACCGTTCTCGGGGCGCTGGAGGCCGGGCCGGCCACCCTCGCCCAGCTGGTCACCGCCACGCACCTGGCCCGGCCGACGGCGCACCGCCTCGCCGTCGCCCTGGAGCACCACCGGCTCGTCGCCCGGGACATGCAGGGCCGGTTCATCCTCGGCCCGCGGCTGGCCGAGCTCGCCTCCGCCGCCGGCGAGGACCGGCTGCTGGCCGCCGCCGGGCCGGTGCTGGTGGCCCTGCGCGACCACACCAACGAGTCCGCCCAGCTCTTCCGCCGGCAGGGCGACCAGCGCATCTGCGTGGCCGCGGCGGAGCGGCCGGTGGGCCTGCGCGACTCCATCCCGGTGGGCGCCACGCTGAGCATGCACGCCGGGTCGGCCGCGCAGATCCTGCTCGCCTGGGAGGAGCCGGACCGCCTGCACCGAGGCCTGCACGGGGCGAGCTTCACCGCCACGATGCTCTCCGCGGTGCGCCGCCGGGGCTGGGCGCAGTCGGTGGCCGAGCGGGAGGCGGGGGTGGCGTCGGTGTCCGCGCCGGTGCGCGGCCCCTCGGGCCGGGTGATCGCCGCGGTGTCCATCTCCGGGCCGATCGAGCGGATGGGCCGCCAGCCCGGCCGGCTGCACGCCGCGGCGGTCGTCGCCGCCGCCAACCGCCTCACCCAGGTGCTCGGGCGCACGGACCAGGGCTGA
- a CDS encoding putative protein N(5)-glutamine methyltransferase — MDPGPAGGSPASAPPADVAALADRLRAAGCVFAEEEAALILDAAATPADVDALVRRRVAGEPLEHVLGWAEFCGLRVAVGPGVFVPRRRTELLVREAARLVQADAGARQVQADGGTHPAAAPAPVVVDLCCGTGALGMALVAAIGGGELHAVDNDPAAAACARTNVAAVGGTAYLGDLDAALPARLRGRVDVLLANVPYVPTADLRLLPPEARVHEPRAALDGGADGLDLLRAVAALAPGWLAPGGHLLVEASEDQRDAAVAVVAGAGLAATVAEDPERGAVAVVGTAPLRVPR, encoded by the coding sequence GTGGACCCGGGGCCCGCCGGCGGTTCGCCCGCCTCCGCGCCACCGGCCGACGTCGCCGCGCTCGCCGACCGGCTGCGCGCCGCGGGCTGCGTCTTCGCCGAGGAGGAGGCCGCCCTCATCCTCGACGCGGCGGCCACGCCGGCCGACGTCGACGCGCTGGTCCGCCGGCGGGTGGCCGGGGAGCCGCTGGAGCACGTGCTCGGCTGGGCCGAGTTCTGCGGGCTGCGGGTGGCCGTCGGGCCCGGCGTCTTCGTCCCGCGCCGGCGCACCGAGCTCCTCGTGCGCGAGGCGGCCCGCCTGGTGCAGGCCGACGCCGGCGCCCGCCAGGTGCAGGCCGACGGCGGGACCCACCCTGCCGCGGCCCCGGCGCCCGTCGTGGTGGACCTGTGCTGCGGCACCGGTGCGCTCGGCATGGCCCTGGTCGCGGCGATCGGCGGGGGCGAGCTGCACGCCGTCGACAACGACCCCGCCGCGGCCGCCTGCGCCCGCACCAACGTGGCGGCCGTCGGCGGCACCGCCTACCTCGGTGACCTCGACGCCGCGCTGCCGGCCCGGCTCCGGGGCCGGGTGGACGTCCTGCTCGCCAACGTCCCGTACGTCCCCACCGCCGACCTCCGCCTCCTCCCGCCGGAGGCCCGGGTGCACGAGCCCCGGGCAGCGCTCGACGGCGGCGCGGACGGCCTCGACCTGCTGCGCGCCGTGGCGGCCCTGGCCCCGGGCTGGCTCGCGCCCGGCGGCCACCTGCTCGTCGAGGCCAGCGAGGACCAGCGGGATGCCGCGGTGGCCGTGGTGGCCGGTGCCGGGCTGGCCGCCACCGTCGCCGAGGACCCCGAGCGCGGCGCGGTCGCCGTCGTCGGGACGGCGCCGCTGCGGGTACCCCGATGA
- the gltX gene encoding glutamate--tRNA ligase, translating into MTDSTAPATGSAVRVRFCPSPTGTPHVGLIRTALFNWAYARHVGGTLVFRIEDTDPARDSEESYRQLLDALRWLGLDWDEGVEVGGPHGPYRQSQRMEIYADVAARLLEAGYAYESFSTPEEVEARHRAAGRDPKLGYDGYDRDLTAEQRAAYRAEGREPVLRVRMPDTDVTFTDLVRGDVTFKAGSIPDFVIVRANGYPLYTLTNPVDDALMGITHVLRGEDLLSSTPRQVVLYQALLDLGIATVRPVFGHLPYVIGEGNRKLSKRDPESSLFLHRERGFVPEGLLNYLALLGWGISPDNDIFSKEEMVAAFDVADVNPNPARFDLKKAEAINATHLRLLEPADFRDRLVPYLHAAGLVAAASYPDLPARQQEVLDQAAPLVQERMTLLGEAPGMLGFLLVDDDDLVVTEDALAALRQEAPEVLDAAVSALEPLTSFTADVVAEALRAAVVEGLGIKPRFAFTPLRTAVTGRRVSPPLFESMEILGKDSSLARLRALRARLGAAA; encoded by the coding sequence ATGACCGACTCCACCGCCCCGGCCACCGGCTCCGCCGTCCGGGTCCGCTTCTGCCCCTCGCCCACCGGCACCCCGCACGTCGGCCTCATCCGCACCGCGCTGTTCAACTGGGCCTACGCCCGGCACGTGGGCGGCACGCTGGTCTTCCGGATCGAGGACACCGACCCCGCCCGGGACAGCGAGGAGAGCTACCGCCAGCTGCTCGACGCGCTGCGCTGGCTCGGCCTGGACTGGGACGAGGGGGTGGAGGTCGGCGGCCCGCACGGGCCCTACCGGCAGTCCCAGCGGATGGAAATCTACGCCGACGTCGCCGCCCGGCTGCTGGAGGCCGGGTACGCCTACGAGTCCTTCTCCACCCCCGAGGAGGTCGAGGCCCGCCACCGCGCCGCCGGCCGGGACCCCAAGCTCGGCTACGACGGGTACGACCGGGACCTGACCGCCGAGCAGCGGGCCGCCTACCGCGCCGAGGGCCGCGAGCCCGTGCTGCGGGTGCGCATGCCGGACACCGACGTCACCTTCACCGACCTGGTCCGCGGCGACGTCACCTTCAAGGCCGGCTCGATCCCGGACTTCGTCATCGTCCGGGCCAACGGCTACCCGCTGTACACCCTGACCAACCCGGTCGACGACGCCCTGATGGGCATCACCCACGTGCTGCGCGGGGAGGACCTGCTCTCCTCCACCCCCCGGCAGGTGGTGCTCTACCAGGCGCTGCTCGACCTCGGCATCGCCACCGTCCGCCCGGTCTTCGGGCATTTGCCCTACGTGATAGGCGAGGGGAACCGGAAGCTGTCCAAGCGGGACCCGGAGTCCAGCCTGTTCCTGCACCGTGAGCGCGGCTTCGTGCCCGAGGGGCTGCTGAACTACCTCGCCCTGCTCGGCTGGGGCATCTCCCCGGACAACGACATCTTCAGCAAGGAGGAGATGGTCGCGGCCTTCGACGTCGCCGACGTCAACCCGAACCCGGCCCGGTTCGACCTGAAGAAGGCCGAGGCCATCAACGCCACGCACCTGCGTCTGCTGGAGCCGGCGGACTTCCGCGACCGCCTGGTGCCCTACCTGCACGCCGCCGGGCTGGTAGCCGCCGCGTCCTACCCGGACCTGCCCGCCCGCCAGCAGGAGGTGCTGGACCAGGCCGCCCCCCTGGTCCAGGAGCGGATGACCCTGCTCGGCGAGGCGCCCGGAATGCTCGGCTTCCTCCTGGTCGACGACGACGACCTCGTCGTGACCGAGGACGCCCTGGCCGCGCTGCGCCAGGAGGCGCCGGAGGTGCTCGACGCCGCGGTCTCCGCCCTGGAGCCGCTGACCTCCTTCACCGCCGACGTCGTGGCGGAGGCGCTGCGGGCGGCAGTGGTGGAGGGGCTGGGCATCAAGCCCCGGTTCGCGTTCACGCCGCTGCGCACCGCGGTCACCGGCCGGCGGGTCTCCCCGCCGCTGTTCGAGTCCATGGAGATCCTCGGCAAGGACTCCTCCCTCGCCCGGCTCCGCGCCCTGCGCGCGCGGCTCGGCGCCGCGGCCTGA